Part of the Antechinus flavipes isolate AdamAnt ecotype Samford, QLD, Australia chromosome 2, AdamAnt_v2, whole genome shotgun sequence genome is shown below.
tttctagCCTTGCTGACACTTGCacctctctaggtttttgtgacactgACCATGACCACCGTCTTAGTTCTCCTCCTTCCTATCTTACCTACCCTCAGTCTCTGTCGGATTTACATTCAGATCATACTCATTAACCATGAGGGGCCCCAGAGACTCTCCCTGAGCTTTCCTCTACCTCTGCACAATttcccttggtgatctcatcatttcctatggattccttcaagtcttagctaaCTTAGCTTTCTTCAACAAGAAGCTTTTCTCCAGGCCTCAGTCTAAGttcctttcctctgagattatctctccAACttgcttatatataaatatatatatatatgcatatatatatacatatatatatatatatacacacacacatatatctcctTTTTTATACAAAGCTCTTTTCGTGTTGTCTCTCCTTTAGACTGTGAGCTATTTGAGAACAGAGACTGGGTTTTTTTGGCCTTATTTTggtatccccaatgcttaactGGCACGttgtaggcactcaataaatgaatgcttgttgactgacttatTGGGAGCCTGGTGTCTTTCACTGTTTCCTGGATTCtgttctcaaaaacaaaacaaaacacaatgaaACCAGCAAAGTTGTTCCACAATGCCTACTGCCCACTTTTCTGAGTGCCTCTTCCCCCTCCGTGTTTTACCTACTTTTCACCCCTTTCTGCTCACTATTCCTACCAAGTAACCATAGAATTCAGAATTCTAAACCCtaaaaggacagctaggtggggcagtggagagagcaccagccttgaagacaggaggacctgacttagatacttaatgcttcctagctgtgtgaccctgggcaagtcacttaaccccaattgtcttaggaggggaaaaaacacctAAAGTTCATCTAGAAAAGAAGGGCACAATCTCTGTGAACAAGTCTAGAGACttgattttatgtatatatgtgtatgtgtgtacagtTATTTGTTCTAAATCACAGGGGGAGGGGTGCAACATCCCAACAATCTggaaaatgcatataaaaatTTTGGCCCTTCCTTTCATACTagaaaagtctgaattattatggtattaaaataaaaaatatattgatattatacaatactatacgtATATGTTTCTGAACTTTTTCTGCGTCATCTGCTAGCCTTTGTGTCTTGAATGTGGCTTCCATAAAACTcccaaaaaattcccatttaatttcacATGCCAAACCTCAATATATTGAAACTGTGGTAAAGGAAAGTTGTtgtgtggaagggataactgcatacgtatatatgtgtgtgtatacatacagatatgtacatatatataatgcatacatatgcatgtatattgtGTTGTATGTATGCACATGTCTATATGTAGATATTTGTAACTACATGTGCATATCATATTatttatgtctgtatatataactcattataattgcttttctttgtaattctgagGAGGGGCCCAAAGTCtcaccagactaccaaagggatccatgatacaaaaaaggtaaaCAACTCTTGATTTAGAACAGCCccttcatttcaaatatttttaataatttaataagaaaattaaattattaaattaatttaaataagattaaaataaaaccaaaacctGGGGTTCAAAGAGATATCTGCAGATAGTAACAATGACCAGGATTTGAAAAGGGATCCTTTGCCTCCAAATCCAGGGTGTTCTTTCCAATCAATGGAGTGAAGTTCCTGCTGAAAAGATGGGAGGGACTCATGTCCAGCTCCTTGCAACAGCAGGGTGGGGACCTCTGTCTAGCCTCCTCACAACAGGTGGGTGGGACCGTGTCTGTCCCCTCACAAAAGCAGGTGGGGACCATAGGCTGGCCTCCTCCCAACTAAGAGGGGAGGGGCCTAAAACCTGCCTCCTCACAACAGAAGATCCCCCCATGGAGGGGCCATGTCTCTTCCATCATCTGTACCCCCCATGGCACACAGTGTAGGGCTGACCTCATGTTGATAGAggtcatagaatcacaaaattttagagctggaaagagtttagtccaagtccctcattttatagatgaggaaatcagagAAGTAAGAGTAACTTCTCTAAGATCACGCAGTGACAGAGCAGGGAGGGACTATAGAATCCAGATCTCCTTACTCCTTTGCTCCAATGTCATTGCCCATCTCTCCCAttctccacccccctcccccaacatgTTTCAGGTCTGAAACTCCCCCAGTGGGAATTTTGCTCCTTAGCCTGCCCACTTTTTAAAACTCACAAGGCCCCCTGAGACAACACTTTTAGTGTCAATGAGTTGATTCGATATTTTTCCTTCCAGGTAGATGGATGGGCAATCAAGGAAGAGAGACCAGGGGCAAGGGAGGGAGGATCCCCTAAGGTATTTCAAATCCCAGCTCCTcatcatatcttttctttttttcctcttcttctattatcttttttctcttctctctctctctctctctctctctctctctctctctctctctctctctctctctctctctctctctctctctctctctctctctctctctctctctctctctgtgtccacTTTTGCAGGAGGTTCCATATGTGACCCAAGACTCCTCCTATGACTTCCTGGAGGACGGTGGGGCCAGTGTGGAGGGCAGCCCCCAAGAGGAAGTGAAGCAGATGAAGATGCAGGTGGCTGAGCCTCTTTCCTCGAAGCCAGCTCCAGGTAAAGGGCCCGCAGGCGATGAGCCCGAGCCTTCAGCTGTGCTCCGGGAGGGGGTGATGGAACATAGCACGGAGATGGAGCTGGAGAAGGTGAGGATGGAGTTTGAACTGACCAGACTGAAGTACCTGCACGAGGAGAACGAGCGCCAGCGGCAACATGAGGAGGTGATGGAGCAGCTGCATCGGCAGGCACCACCCCGGCTGGTAGGTGCCCGAAGGGGCTCGCCAGGGACCTGGGGGGGCATCTGCAGGTGTCCATCACTCAGCCGAGGGGAGCCAGTATCAGGACAAAAAAAGGGAATCGGGATCAGGAAAAAGTTCCCTAGATTAAGAACTGGAAATGACCTTTTATCTGAGGTCATTGAATTCATTGAAGAGCAAATTGTGATTAAGGCACTTTTCCTAAAGTCACACTCCTCCTACTCTAGAGACAATAAGTCACCAAGTAAATTATTTTACTACTTTTGTGTTAGCCCTTTAGCACTGTACTGTATGCtggcaatacaaagaaagacataaaCACGGTCCCTCCCCTTGAGAAGCATACATTCATTTGAAAGGTAATATCAGAGTTCTTTCTAATGTGAACTTAACAAGTCACTCTCCTtgctgggcctcggtttccctatctgtaaaacagACATATTAATACTAGGCCCGCATTAGTTCACATGGAGTTTTGTTAACATCATGGAGCCTTGAAGGTTGGTGGGGCCTTGGAAGTCATTCTTGATTAAATGCAGTAAATTAAATGTCAGTAAATCATTACTGACAAATGGCCATCCAGTTTTTATTTGAACTTTTCCAGTCATGAAGAATTCATCACTCACTTCTGGGGGCTGCCCACTAATGGACAGTTGGACAGCTCTGTTACAAAGTTCCTTCTTTTATTGAATGAAAATTTGTCTTTCATTAGTCCTAATTCCAAGCTTTGGTGATAAAGAATGTTTGATTGATTAAATTCCTATGTGATTATCTTTTAAATATCATGTCCCCTCACAATCctcttcaaattaaaaaacctgaatgctttcaataattatttttgtttagaaCTATTCTAGTTTATTGATGCATTTCAagcatttttaaatcaatttcatAAAATGTGATGTCCAAAGTTGTAAGCAATTCTTCAATAGCATTCAGACCAATATTTGAGACCTATATTTATCCCTTGAATCTGTAACACTATAACTTTTTCAATAGAATCCTTATCTTTTTCAATAGCCAATCATATTGTTGGCTCATATTGAATTGGTAGTCTTTTGAATTGCTGTCATGCCAGgtctcccactttcttttcttgAACAATTGATCAGTGACATAAAATATCAGATTTTCTGTTCTTCTGTATTTCAAGGAGCTATGATTTCACCAATGTGGGCACTCCTTCCTTATACAAAAATCACAACCACTCTACAAGTTAGTGAATGGACTTTGAGAATCTGTGACAAAATAATCTACTTGCTGATAAGCGTCTCCAAACTAGTTTAGACTTGCCTCAGAAAATGAACAGTCTTTCACCCTGTCCATATTCAAAGGCTCATTCATCCTGGTGGTGTGATACCTGCCAGTATTTGTGTTCTACTAACATAGAATTTGAGTCTGTATTAACCCATTATAATTTTGCTACTCTCCCTCATCTTGGAATAGAGTTGGCCCTGAGTTCTAGAAAGCTAATGCTAGAGTTTCACAAATAGCAGTAGGGCCtaccattttttaaatagtttgagCAAGAGTCACACTGAGGATCAGCCTACTTACTAAAAAGATTCAGCACCAAGTTGGTCAACAAttcaattgttattattattgttcctttTTCCAACCACAGCAACCCACAAAGACAATCTGCTAAAGTGTAGGAGCAATTGTGAGATCTTTGTTGGTTGTTGGAAAATCCATgccaaagaaattatatttggaTCTTTGAAAATATTGAAGTTTACTTATTATTAATTTTGGCCAACTGCTATAgcctattaatatttttgtattctgATTTTATCTACTCTATTAGCTATTAAACTATAATTCTAGCTTTATGATATCCTGATATTTGAAGAATATGCCATTTATGTATAATCAAATTATTAATACAATAGTTGAATAAGGCAAAATATGTTCAGAATCCTGGgacatactattttttttttgctaaggcaattggggtcaagtgacttgtccagggtcacacagctaggaagtttaagtgtttgagatcagatttgaactcaggttctcctgacttcagggctggtactctactgTGACATACTTTTTAAAGATCATCCTTTACCTTGATATAGATCCATTAATGACCCTACTTGGGTATGGTTTTATTTTCTCCCATCATATCAGTGACAGATTCCTGGCCTTGTAGGAACTAGGAACTGGCAATAGGACTCTCATAGGTtttttttatggggaaaaaaatcataaataaatctCCCCAATGTGGCCACAAAGCAACCCAAGCTCACTCTTGTCTTACAATTCTGCTGGAAGTTGATTAAGTATGAGGTTGAATATGGTGACAGAGCATTGTACAAAGAGCTCCAATCATATTAGCTTTTTCAGTATCCATTCGTGGCTCATATTGAGTTAGTGCCGAACTGACTCCAAACCAATTTTCTCCTATTGTATTCTTATACAATTGATTTTGGTCTCTACTTAAGATTAGAGTCCAATTGTCAAATATCAGCGACATTGATGCCCAAAGGGGTGACACAGAGATAGCTGGCCCAGCCTGGGAAAGATtactgggggggagggagatggcCCCATCTTCCCAGATTCAAGGGGAAGGCAGAATGGAGATGATTGTTGAAGCTATAGTCAATGGTTGCCCGGGTGCACAGCAGGTAGGATCCTTCAGCTATCCCTGTGACTTGAGGCTAGGTCAAGTTTcagtctcttttttctccctacaGTTCCCAGGAGGATTCCAGGACCTCCTACTCCCCCAGAATCAGTTTGCTATGTTCCTGTATTGCTTCATCTTCATTCACATCATCTACGTCACCAAGGAGATgatcttcttcctcttcaccaAGCATTACCTCTTCTGCATTGCTGCCATTCTGCTCTGTTTGATTAAAACCTTGTGGTCTTACGTCCTGTGCCCCCCTGCTCTGCCGACCTGATGGGTCCACCATGGAAACTTAACTTTCAAGTAGGCGAAGTTGTCCTCCCCTTTCCCATCCTGATTCCTCCCCCCTGGTATTCTTTCTTATTCTCAAGCATCAGACAATTCCACCACTCCCAAACATGTTCTGAAGAAAGGATTAACACTTTATTCCTGTGCTCCCTCTCCTATGCTTTTTTTCAGGCTCTTCTCaaaatgcattttcttcttccttgataaAGGAATTTCATACACCACCTATAGGGGAAGGGGGGGGTCTTTCAAGATCAATATCAGATGTTTTGGAGGGAAGGAGGCCTCTTAAGATCAATCGGCTCCAAGTGGAAAGATGAGAAATGATTTGTGACCCATTCCTTGACCACTAAtctaatcagtttttttttttgtggggggaggcaattggggttaagtgcccaagatcacacagctagtaagtattaagtgcctgaagtcacatttgaactcaggtcctccagattgCAGAACTGGTACTCtgtttactgtgccatctagctgcccttctaGCTTTTTTATAAGATTTATGGAATCACAATAGGCAGGATTCCTTTTGACTATTATTTGGAACTAGATGCATTATTATCAAAAAGCTTCTTTCAAAGATCCTATTAACCCAGGACTCTGAATAAAAACAATGACATAAAGCATGGTAGCCAGACTGACTAGAACAGAATAGATGAACAATCCATTGTAAAATATAGACCTCTCAAGGTTCTCAGATGCCATCTTGTCCCAGGTGATATTATCAGGATTCAAGATTTTGTGTCAGAAGGCAAAGAGGTCTTAGCATCTATGCCAATGGTTTTCAAACTTTATGTAGCAAAATCCCTCCTTTTTATACTTATCATAAAATGATCTATACAAATAATTTCTTAGTTTGTATTTTGttcaaataaagaatttattgTAATGTTTATGGTATAAAAATCTTAGACATATAAGATCAGATAGCACAACATATACAGGAATAGATTGATGGATTAAATTCCTCCCAATTTccttaattattaaaaacaaccTCAATAATAATACTTTGGTACTATGGCATAAtagagaagacttgagttcaagtctcagGTGTGACAGAGGGATTGTGTGCTCCTGTACAAGTGTCAACTTCTCTGTACTCTAAGCAACTTTCTATAAG
Proteins encoded:
- the TMEM247 gene encoding transmembrane protein 247 isoform X2; amino-acid sequence: MTAEIREIMKVKDDESESSLTDPEVPYVTQDSSYDFLEDGGASVEGSPQEEVKQMKMQVAEPLSSKPAPGKGPAGDEPEPSAVLREGVMEHSTEMELEKVRMEFELTRLKYLHEENERQRQHEEVMEQLHRQAPPRLFPGGFQDLLLPQNQFAMFLYCFIFIHIIYVTKEMIFFLFTKHYLFCIAAILLCLIKTLWSYVLCPPALPT
- the TMEM247 gene encoding transmembrane protein 247 isoform X1 codes for the protein MTAEIREIMKVKDDESESSLTDPVCPIDHPILTELGLSTEVPYVTQDSSYDFLEDGGASVEGSPQEEVKQMKMQVAEPLSSKPAPGKGPAGDEPEPSAVLREGVMEHSTEMELEKVRMEFELTRLKYLHEENERQRQHEEVMEQLHRQAPPRLFPGGFQDLLLPQNQFAMFLYCFIFIHIIYVTKEMIFFLFTKHYLFCIAAILLCLIKTLWSYVLCPPALPT
- the TMEM247 gene encoding transmembrane protein 247 isoform X5 — translated: MFQEVPYVTQDSSYDFLEDGGASVEGSPQEEVKQMKMQVAEPLSSKPAPGKGPAGDEPEPSAVLREGVMEHSTEMELEKVRMEFELTRLKYLHEENERQRQHEEVMEQLHRQAPPRLFPGGFQDLLLPQNQFAMFLYCFIFIHIIYVTKEMIFFLFTKHYLFCIAAILLCLIKTLWSYVLCPPALPT
- the TMEM247 gene encoding transmembrane protein 247 isoform X3, with protein sequence MSLPSSVPPMAHSEVPYVTQDSSYDFLEDGGASVEGSPQEEVKQMKMQVAEPLSSKPAPGKGPAGDEPEPSAVLREGVMEHSTEMELEKVRMEFELTRLKYLHEENERQRQHEEVMEQLHRQAPPRLFPGGFQDLLLPQNQFAMFLYCFIFIHIIYVTKEMIFFLFTKHYLFCIAAILLCLIKTLWSYVLCPPALPT
- the TMEM247 gene encoding transmembrane protein 247 isoform X4, with product MLIEEVPYVTQDSSYDFLEDGGASVEGSPQEEVKQMKMQVAEPLSSKPAPGKGPAGDEPEPSAVLREGVMEHSTEMELEKVRMEFELTRLKYLHEENERQRQHEEVMEQLHRQAPPRLFPGGFQDLLLPQNQFAMFLYCFIFIHIIYVTKEMIFFLFTKHYLFCIAAILLCLIKTLWSYVLCPPALPT